A window of Sphingorhabdus lacus contains these coding sequences:
- a CDS encoding sulfotransferase domain-containing protein, whose amino-acid sequence MAPEFLKNAYRRVRRMRNLMLLEKAAPSVDAFLVSYPKSGRTWLRYLLSCYFAQVSNLGFEPDLRTTFRVLPNFDRDAERGLPVFVGRSDNVSVPLIAVSHRQFTGQLFAGRPVIILVRDPRDVCVSAYFHETKHKHRFSGSIAEFIEDDTYGIPAIVRYHNGWAKGMEGSRSLVISYEEMSSNTDTTVRQILEFLGQPVDDAALTKAIEQARFSKMQKTEKKTGIPGHEYDRSDEDSLRVRKGKVGGFSDTLSEAEAERIIQICRDTMVPEAKALMQRSGISLD is encoded by the coding sequence ATGGCACCTGAATTTCTGAAAAATGCCTATCGCCGGGTCCGGCGGATGCGGAACCTGATGCTGCTCGAAAAAGCAGCGCCTTCGGTCGACGCCTTTTTGGTATCCTATCCGAAAAGCGGCCGGACGTGGCTACGCTATCTTTTGTCCTGCTATTTTGCGCAAGTTTCCAATTTGGGCTTTGAACCCGATCTGCGCACGACCTTTCGTGTCCTGCCCAATTTCGATCGCGACGCCGAGCGCGGCTTGCCGGTGTTTGTGGGGCGGTCCGATAATGTATCGGTACCGCTGATCGCTGTGAGCCACCGCCAGTTTACAGGCCAGCTTTTCGCAGGTCGGCCCGTCATCATCCTGGTCCGCGACCCCCGCGACGTGTGCGTGTCCGCCTATTTTCACGAGACGAAGCACAAACACCGTTTTTCGGGAAGCATCGCCGAATTCATCGAAGATGACACCTACGGCATTCCGGCCATCGTCCGGTACCATAATGGTTGGGCCAAAGGCATGGAGGGCAGCCGCTCGCTGGTGATAAGCTACGAAGAAATGAGCAGCAATACCGACACGACCGTTCGCCAGATCCTTGAATTTTTGGGCCAGCCTGTCGACGACGCCGCTCTCACAAAAGCGATCGAGCAGGCGCGGTTCAGCAAGATGCAAAAAACCGAAAAGAAAACCGGCATCCCGGGCCATGAATATGACCGTTCGGACGAAGACAGCCTGCGCGTCCGCAAAGGCAAGGTCGGCGGTTTCTCTGACACGTTAAGCGAAGCGGAAGCCGAGCGCATCATCCAGATTTGCCGCGACACCATGGTACCCGAGGCAAAGGCACTCATGCAGCGTAGCGGTATTTCTCTCGATTAA
- a CDS encoding glycosyltransferase family 4 protein, whose translation MTADTSHPARIKFILPGLSAGGSEHVVSFVANRLARSGFDVSILSFEMSGSTPYYKTDERIRIDYLDVPVGKRGPLGVISDIVRRVKRLRAIYQEQRPDMVVSLLTRSNVIAVLAATGLDIPVIVSERNNPLRQKPGIVWQALRRYTYARAFGLITMTRGALECFPPVMRPRSWVIPNMADYQDFKPKFTNERKVMTAVGRLVDQKGFDLLIKAWAKIADRHSDWCLRIWGEGPDRAMLEALAAEQGVANSVQMPGVSSAPGRWIEEADAFVLSSRFEGWGLVLGEAMAAGLPCISFDCPFGPADMITHGHDGLLIEEGNIDAMANALSRLMGDSALRDRLGAQAKSAADRFAPEAIGAIWENTIRGALATARGQ comes from the coding sequence ATGACAGCCGACACATCCCATCCAGCCCGCATCAAATTCATTCTCCCCGGTCTTTCCGCGGGCGGGTCCGAACATGTCGTCAGCTTCGTGGCCAACCGGCTGGCGCGCTCGGGTTTTGACGTCAGCATCCTGTCATTCGAAATGAGCGGCAGCACACCTTATTATAAAACCGACGAGCGGATCCGGATCGATTATCTGGACGTGCCCGTCGGGAAGCGCGGACCGCTGGGCGTGATTTCGGATATCGTGCGGCGCGTGAAGCGGCTGCGCGCCATATATCAGGAACAGCGGCCCGATATGGTCGTCAGCCTGCTAACGCGGTCCAATGTGATTGCGGTATTGGCCGCAACGGGTCTCGACATTCCGGTGATCGTTTCGGAACGCAACAATCCGCTTCGACAAAAGCCGGGCATCGTCTGGCAAGCCTTGCGCCGTTACACATATGCCCGTGCCTTTGGCCTGATCACTATGACGCGCGGCGCGCTTGAATGCTTTCCGCCCGTCATGCGTCCGCGCAGCTGGGTCATCCCCAACATGGCGGACTATCAGGATTTCAAACCCAAATTCACAAATGAACGCAAGGTCATGACCGCCGTTGGACGTTTGGTCGACCAGAAGGGCTTTGATCTTCTCATAAAGGCATGGGCCAAGATTGCCGACCGCCATAGTGACTGGTGCCTGCGCATCTGGGGCGAAGGACCCGACCGTGCGATGCTGGAAGCCTTGGCGGCAGAGCAGGGCGTTGCCAACAGCGTCCAAATGCCCGGCGTAAGTTCCGCCCCCGGCCGCTGGATCGAAGAAGCCGATGCCTTTGTCCTGAGTTCGCGTTTCGAAGGTTGGGGCCTTGTTCTGGGCGAAGCGATGGCCGCGGGTCTACCCTGCATTTCCTTCGATTGCCCCTTTGGCCCGGCCGATATGATTACTCATGGTCATGATGGTTTGTTGATCGAAGAAGGCAATATCGATGCGATGGCGAATGCCCTGTCGCGATTGATGGGGGATTCAGCCTTGCGCGATCGCTTGGGCGCCCAAGCAAAATCGGCAGCGGATCGCTTCGCGCCGGAAGCTATCGGCGCGATTTGGGAAAATACCATTCGCGGTGCACTTGCAACCGCGCGCGGACAATGA
- a CDS encoding lipopolysaccharide biosynthesis protein, with the protein MTQATPQVETPQDDTTASWHKKGFEKGWLKSILHLVSGSSGNAVLMLVSTTIAARSLGPAAYGVLALVLTVGRLSERLLRFESWQPLIRFAASEEVANDKKRMSELYLYGLFLDIGTALLAAVLTIIVGYALMSVIGLKPEHMPLIAIYAIAIAVNIRGVPTAALRFDGKFRTLAYIQMLSSILRLILAAIGLYLGFSLLEFVIIWTVCQALDALLFLWLGMRVIRKKGIPNPLRANPFGLKDRFPGFMSFAWSTNVSGTLRTLTQEADTLLVSAFAGTAWAGFYHIAKRIAKVAQQVGSMMQAVVYPDMARMWAQKDFRIFGKMIKRIQLVLGLVGVSFLAAFWLVGDWVMHTLFGPEFVQAYPLLVAQLLAVVLIMHAAPSRSALLAMNRPGFVLWVAIASTALFFLTAWLTMPIYGALGANFAHIAFAALTAIAMDIAMWRQIGQTVKETQE; encoded by the coding sequence ATGACGCAGGCCACACCTCAAGTGGAAACGCCTCAAGACGATACAACGGCGTCCTGGCATAAAAAGGGCTTTGAAAAAGGCTGGCTGAAAAGCATTTTGCACCTCGTTTCGGGAAGTTCCGGAAATGCCGTGTTGATGCTTGTGAGCACAACCATTGCCGCGCGGTCACTCGGCCCCGCAGCTTATGGTGTTCTCGCGCTGGTGCTCACGGTCGGCCGGTTGAGCGAGCGCCTGTTGCGCTTTGAATCCTGGCAACCATTGATCCGTTTTGCAGCCTCTGAAGAAGTCGCCAACGACAAGAAGAGGATGTCGGAGCTGTATCTTTATGGCCTGTTTCTCGACATCGGCACGGCGTTACTCGCGGCAGTTCTCACAATCATTGTCGGCTACGCGTTAATGAGTGTGATTGGCCTGAAGCCTGAGCACATGCCTTTGATTGCCATTTATGCGATCGCGATTGCGGTAAACATTCGCGGTGTTCCTACCGCTGCATTGCGCTTCGATGGCAAGTTCCGGACGCTGGCCTATATTCAGATGCTGTCTTCGATCTTGCGTTTGATCCTCGCGGCCATTGGTCTGTATCTTGGCTTCTCCCTTCTTGAATTCGTCATCATCTGGACGGTCTGCCAAGCACTTGATGCCTTGCTGTTCCTGTGGTTGGGAATGCGCGTGATACGTAAGAAGGGAATTCCAAATCCCCTGCGCGCCAATCCTTTCGGTTTGAAGGACCGCTTTCCCGGCTTCATGTCGTTTGCCTGGTCGACCAATGTGTCCGGTACGTTGCGTACATTAACCCAGGAAGCCGACACATTATTGGTCAGCGCATTCGCGGGTACTGCCTGGGCAGGTTTTTACCACATCGCAAAGCGCATCGCGAAAGTTGCCCAGCAGGTGGGCTCAATGATGCAAGCTGTTGTCTATCCAGACATGGCACGCATGTGGGCGCAAAAAGACTTCAGGATCTTTGGCAAGATGATCAAGCGCATACAACTTGTTCTCGGCCTGGTCGGCGTTAGCTTTCTTGCAGCATTCTGGTTGGTAGGCGACTGGGTCATGCATACCCTTTTCGGCCCTGAATTTGTGCAAGCTTATCCTTTGCTCGTCGCGCAGTTACTGGCCGTTGTCCTCATCATGCACGCCGCCCCGTCGCGCTCTGCCTTGCTGGCGATGAACCGTCCGGGATTTGTACTCTGGGTCGCCATAGCCTCAACCGCGCTGTTCTTTCTCACCGCGTGGCTCACCATGCCCATCTATGGCGCGCTGGGTGCAAACTTTGCGCATATCGCATTTGCCGCTCTAACCGCGATCGCCATGGACATCGCGATGTGGCGCCAGATCGGCCAGACCGTGAAAGAGACGCAGGAATGA
- a CDS encoding O-antigen ligase family protein has translation MGLPQDDMFGAYNPYGTPFEQPMVRIDRIRQLMLGAGCFLLSWHILRIGDINFTASDFLFLICFLIFLARQNLNMMALNSMTAHWCTALAMMLGGLLIGSVFNGDPLRWANIASQYLFGFLLLPMVLMSEDRMWIRKCLLYFVLGVAASQIVALSMANFFSFEQSKELLGPSVVAGNGRIGGLVSDANLNGAVIAFSIIALFNAHHHGLIRHFFALCVGAVLFWALLSTASFTAFASTAIATCIYFTLSNLGRFLKVGLPLMAFVVAYIVLGGPLPEAFSERVLGAVTTGDMSQAGTFTHRSALIAEAWEMSKDTLFVGLGVDRFRVESIHGMPVHQFWMLLLTEGGLISFTGLVLMFGVLGMMGLRAIQSHREDGAMVLAILAILFIFSTSIPHMYNRLWITPLMLALAATFGRTTQVYFIPEEEPEADEFDNVFEVDGTPTVLALKGQNP, from the coding sequence ATGGGTTTACCACAGGACGACATGTTTGGGGCCTACAACCCTTATGGCACGCCGTTCGAGCAGCCGATGGTGCGCATTGACCGCATTCGGCAACTGATGCTGGGTGCGGGTTGCTTTCTGCTTTCCTGGCATATTCTTCGGATCGGCGACATCAACTTCACCGCGTCCGATTTTCTGTTCCTGATATGCTTCCTGATTTTCCTGGCGCGCCAGAATCTGAACATGATGGCGTTGAACTCGATGACGGCCCATTGGTGTACGGCGTTGGCTATGATGCTCGGCGGTCTTTTGATCGGGTCGGTTTTCAATGGCGATCCATTGCGATGGGCCAATATTGCCAGCCAATATCTGTTCGGATTTTTGCTCCTCCCGATGGTACTGATGAGCGAGGATCGGATGTGGATCCGAAAATGCTTGCTCTACTTTGTATTGGGCGTGGCGGCTTCGCAGATCGTCGCCTTGTCGATGGCAAATTTTTTCAGCTTTGAACAATCCAAGGAATTGCTTGGACCCAGCGTGGTTGCGGGCAACGGTCGTATTGGTGGCTTGGTCTCCGACGCCAACCTTAACGGTGCGGTTATTGCCTTTTCGATTATTGCTCTGTTCAACGCGCATCACCACGGCTTGATCCGCCACTTCTTTGCACTTTGCGTCGGTGCGGTCCTGTTCTGGGCGTTGCTGTCCACAGCAAGCTTTACCGCCTTTGCATCCACCGCAATTGCTACCTGCATCTATTTCACTTTGTCCAACCTTGGACGTTTTTTGAAAGTCGGTTTGCCCCTCATGGCATTTGTGGTCGCCTATATAGTATTGGGCGGGCCACTTCCCGAGGCTTTCAGCGAACGGGTTCTGGGTGCTGTAACAACGGGAGATATGTCGCAAGCGGGTACCTTCACACACCGGTCGGCGCTGATCGCCGAAGCTTGGGAGATGAGCAAAGATACCCTCTTCGTCGGCCTCGGCGTTGATCGCTTCCGGGTCGAGAGTATCCACGGGATGCCGGTGCACCAATTCTGGATGCTCTTGCTGACCGAGGGCGGCCTGATTTCCTTCACCGGATTAGTTCTGATGTTCGGCGTCTTGGGGATGATGGGTCTACGCGCGATCCAGTCACACCGCGAAGACGGCGCGATGGTGCTCGCCATCCTTGCCATCCTGTTTATCTTTTCAACGTCGATCCCGCATATGTACAACCGCTTGTGGATCACGCCGTTGATGCTTGCACTCGCCGCTACTTTTGGGCGGACGACCCAGGTCTATTTCATTCCGGAAGAAGAACCGGAAGCCGACGAATTCGATAATGTTTTCGAAGTTGATGGCACCCCCACCGTGTTGGCTCTGAAAGGTCAAAACCCATGA
- a CDS encoding PIG-L deacetylase family protein, with product MGDLSYMGKILVIAPHPDDEILGCGGTIARLAKAGAEVVVAIVTRGMAPQFSDEFVAAIRAEAKASHDMVGIAETRYLDLPAAALETVPATKLNGTLAKLVQDVRPDTIFVPFVGDIHTDHQLTFLAAMVAARPRDTHAPQRIYAYETLSETNWYAPGITPAFVPNVFIDISETLELKLDAFRCFESQVKQFPDERSIEAIRALATMRGASMYLGAAEAFMLIRQIDRL from the coding sequence ATGGGTGACTTGAGCTATATGGGCAAAATATTGGTGATTGCCCCCCACCCCGATGACGAGATACTCGGATGCGGCGGGACGATTGCCCGGCTGGCAAAAGCCGGCGCCGAAGTGGTTGTCGCGATCGTGACCCGCGGCATGGCTCCGCAGTTTTCTGATGAATTTGTCGCTGCCATTCGTGCAGAGGCAAAGGCGTCCCACGACATGGTTGGCATTGCGGAAACCCGCTACCTCGACCTTCCCGCCGCCGCCCTGGAAACAGTGCCCGCAACAAAATTGAACGGCACTTTGGCGAAACTGGTGCAGGATGTCCGGCCGGATACAATCTTTGTTCCCTTTGTCGGCGACATACATACGGACCATCAACTTACATTTCTTGCCGCAATGGTTGCAGCACGTCCGCGCGACACGCATGCGCCCCAACGCATTTATGCCTATGAGACATTGTCTGAAACCAATTGGTATGCGCCGGGAATCACCCCGGCATTTGTGCCCAATGTGTTCATCGACATCAGCGAAACACTGGAACTGAAACTTGACGCCTTTCGGTGCTTCGAAAGCCAGGTGAAGCAATTCCCCGACGAGCGCTCCATTGAGGCGATCCGGGCTCTTGCCACCATGCGGGGGGCGTCCATGTATCTCGGGGCTGCGGAGGCCTTCATGCTGATCCGGCAGATCGACCGGCTATGA
- a CDS encoding methionyl-tRNA formyltransferase yields MTLRAVIVGAVESTAVAIRAFEGSGWDLALVVTLPPEKSARHSDYVDLQSDAEAVGARIFHTAQTNHPATIAAIREARPDYIFVVGWSQICGPEFLNLTPGKVIGYHPAALPRLRGRAAISWTILLDEKISAGSLFQMADGVDDGPLLEQAYFHIAPRETAMSLYAKHMVALDKMTRRALERLASGNTEFQMQDESCATYAVRRTPADGLIDWNQPARAVDRLVRAAGKPYPGAFTFVKGARLTIWASELVEPELPYHAMPGQLVADDAQGLLVQTGSGQLRITDWAWELDGRPPMHGIWGRENG; encoded by the coding sequence ATGACGTTGCGCGCCGTCATCGTGGGTGCCGTCGAAAGCACGGCTGTCGCCATCCGCGCCTTTGAAGGTTCGGGCTGGGATCTGGCGCTGGTGGTGACATTGCCACCGGAGAAATCGGCGCGCCATTCTGACTATGTGGATTTGCAATCCGATGCCGAGGCTGTCGGCGCTCGCATTTTCCATACAGCGCAAACAAACCATCCGGCTACAATCGCAGCGATACGCGAGGCGCGGCCCGACTATATATTCGTTGTAGGCTGGTCGCAGATATGCGGACCCGAATTTTTGAACCTGACACCGGGTAAGGTCATCGGTTACCATCCTGCGGCACTGCCGCGTCTGCGTGGACGGGCCGCCATTTCGTGGACGATCTTGCTCGACGAGAAAATCAGTGCAGGCTCCTTGTTCCAAATGGCCGACGGCGTAGATGATGGCCCATTGCTGGAGCAGGCCTATTTCCATATCGCGCCGCGCGAAACGGCGATGTCTCTTTATGCCAAGCATATGGTCGCACTCGACAAGATGACGCGTCGCGCACTTGAACGCCTCGCAAGCGGGAATACCGAGTTTCAGATGCAGGATGAAAGCTGCGCGACCTATGCGGTACGCCGTACGCCAGCCGATGGGCTAATTGATTGGAATCAGCCGGCGCGCGCTGTAGACCGTTTGGTGCGTGCGGCTGGGAAGCCGTATCCCGGTGCGTTCACGTTCGTTAAAGGTGCCCGACTGACTATTTGGGCATCGGAGCTTGTAGAGCCTGAGTTGCCCTATCATGCAATGCCCGGCCAGCTGGTTGCGGATGATGCCCAGGGCCTGTTGGTTCAAACCGGTTCGGGGCAGCTCCGCATAACGGATTGGGCGTGGGAATTGGACGGTCGGCCGCCCATGCACGGAATTTGGGGACGCGAAAATGGGTGA
- a CDS encoding glycosyltransferase family 4 protein — translation MKILVFSSLAYSLVNFRGALLCLMKEAGHDIVAVAPDHDPAVEQWLKDHGIGFKIISMNRTGMKPLEDIRTLLGYMRLILKERPGVILAYTQKPIIYGGIAARLTGNTPFYALMSGLGYLFSPDGAKPGLVRTIFLRLYREGVRKAVKIFVFNRDDHKDMLDAGIVDSKQNVIQVPGSGVDTTRFIQQPLPAGAPHFLMVGRLMRDKGVYEFLAAAKAVKDEFPEARFSILGRAEEFNPTGISKEDIPQLQSDYPVTFLAETTDVRPYLAESSVFVLPSFYREGLPRTILEAMATGRAVITTDTPGCRDPIVDGESGIIVPPQDAAALATAMRTFLQNPDQARQMGEKARAIAVDVYDVAKVNDILVGHMGLNQAATASVPPAPQMMAKQI, via the coding sequence ATGAAAATCCTTGTTTTTTCTAGTCTTGCTTATTCTCTCGTGAATTTTCGCGGCGCATTGCTGTGCCTTATGAAAGAGGCAGGACACGACATCGTCGCTGTTGCGCCCGATCACGATCCGGCCGTTGAACAATGGTTAAAAGACCATGGCATCGGATTCAAAATCATCTCGATGAACCGGACCGGCATGAAACCGCTCGAAGATATACGTACCCTTTTGGGGTATATGCGGCTGATCCTGAAGGAACGGCCTGGTGTGATTTTGGCCTATACCCAAAAGCCGATCATCTATGGGGGCATCGCCGCGCGCCTTACGGGTAACACGCCTTTCTATGCTTTGATGTCGGGACTCGGCTATCTTTTCAGTCCGGATGGAGCAAAGCCGGGCCTGGTACGCACAATTTTTTTGCGGCTGTATCGCGAAGGCGTACGCAAGGCGGTGAAGATTTTCGTGTTCAACCGCGATGATCACAAAGACATGCTTGATGCAGGTATCGTCGATAGCAAACAAAATGTAATCCAAGTGCCGGGTTCCGGCGTAGATACCACCCGTTTCATCCAGCAACCGCTTCCCGCCGGCGCGCCCCATTTCCTGATGGTAGGTCGCTTGATGCGCGACAAGGGTGTGTACGAGTTTTTGGCAGCCGCCAAGGCTGTGAAAGACGAATTTCCCGAGGCTCGCTTCAGCATATTAGGGCGGGCCGAGGAATTTAACCCGACCGGTATCAGCAAGGAAGATATTCCCCAGCTTCAGTCGGATTATCCGGTGACCTTTCTCGCCGAAACCACAGACGTACGCCCCTATCTCGCCGAATCGTCGGTCTTCGTGCTTCCGTCATTCTATCGTGAAGGTCTGCCCCGCACGATATTGGAAGCCATGGCAACGGGCCGGGCCGTCATTACGACCGATACACCCGGATGCCGGGATCCGATAGTGGACGGGGAAAGCGGAATCATCGTTCCACCGCAAGATGCAGCTGCTCTTGCTACCGCCATGCGGACATTCCTGCAGAATCCGGATCAGGCCCGCCAGATGGGCGAGAAGGCCCGCGCCATTGCCGTGGATGTGTATGACGTCGCGAAAGTGAACGATATCCTAGTCGGCCATATGGGTTTGAACCAGGCGGCGACGGCATCGGTGCCGCCCGCTCCACAGATGATGGCAAAGCAAATATGA
- a CDS encoding UDP-N-acetylglucosamine 4,6-dehydratase family protein, whose product MIQSLAQKIDLFIHNRGNQRDLNSLWRFPYWKRVLRTGAVWTLDTLAIFTSFVLLLGLTRGWAESATLLTLTNGAVIAGVASTFFLLTGMYKRSWRFVSFADSISMLITSFIGMGIGWAAIAYVSPLSKYLFNFVTFAFLHYSLASMAMQLMRAGRRAVRSYRRRRQNAASVYSNDNVAKTALLIGDPEWALSVLDMFGPRNSSAINVIGLLLPSDDRTISQLGGIPVLGGLESFNQTVSFLAEQDQKPNLAIVCDDGISISVRDLSTLNKAAKQHNIDVLKLSDPASQLLNRQPMRDPSHFPLSELLGRSERTIERSIIQRQVAQQCVLVTGAGGTIGGELVMQLASYGPSRIVLLDHAEFQLYNIEMRMREAYPDIEIFPELCNIRDEDEVRRVFAKHLPSVVYHAAALKHVPMVEANPLGGIHTNIIGTRNIANAVTEYAVRAMVQVSTDKAVNPVGMMGATKRVGELYCQSLDLCGVDDTSAPRFMTVRFGNVLGSSGSIVPLFKRQLLEGRPLTVTHPDIERFFMTVGEAVQLILESSARSLEDNSTRGNIFVLDMGDPVKIVDLAKRMAKMHGLEPDVDVPIQFVGLRPGEKLYEELFDTCERRVDSKIPNLFEACSRPIPLPLIGRAIDELDLAVKQGKQEEACRLTHSLVKLPSSDIDLSTMFLNNSLPKRGHHLQLVQGV is encoded by the coding sequence ATGATACAGAGCTTGGCGCAAAAAATAGACCTATTCATCCACAATCGGGGCAACCAGCGTGATCTTAACTCGCTGTGGCGCTTTCCCTATTGGAAACGGGTATTGCGGACGGGCGCTGTGTGGACATTGGACACCCTCGCAATTTTCACATCCTTTGTGTTGCTGTTGGGACTCACGCGTGGCTGGGCCGAGTCGGCTACTTTGCTGACCTTGACCAATGGTGCAGTTATTGCCGGAGTCGCTTCGACCTTCTTCCTGCTGACCGGCATGTACAAGCGCAGCTGGCGGTTCGTGTCCTTTGCCGACAGCATCTCCATGCTGATTACCAGCTTTATCGGCATGGGTATTGGCTGGGCGGCGATCGCTTATGTCTCGCCGCTTTCGAAATATCTCTTCAACTTCGTCACCTTTGCCTTTCTGCATTACAGCTTGGCAAGCATGGCCATGCAACTGATGCGGGCCGGCCGCCGTGCTGTGCGCTCCTATCGCCGTCGTCGTCAGAACGCGGCTTCGGTCTATTCGAACGACAATGTCGCCAAGACCGCACTTTTGATCGGTGATCCCGAGTGGGCCTTGTCGGTGCTGGACATGTTCGGCCCGCGCAATTCTTCCGCGATCAACGTCATCGGCCTGTTGCTGCCGTCGGACGACCGGACGATTTCGCAGCTTGGCGGTATACCGGTTCTGGGCGGTCTGGAATCCTTCAACCAAACGGTGTCCTTCTTGGCGGAACAAGATCAAAAGCCGAATTTGGCAATTGTCTGTGACGACGGGATCAGCATCAGCGTGCGTGACCTGTCCACATTGAACAAAGCGGCAAAGCAGCACAATATCGACGTGTTGAAGCTGAGCGATCCTGCTAGCCAATTGTTGAACCGGCAGCCGATGCGCGACCCAAGCCATTTCCCGTTATCGGAACTGTTGGGCCGCAGCGAACGCACAATCGAGCGCAGCATCATCCAGCGCCAGGTGGCACAGCAATGCGTGCTGGTAACGGGTGCTGGCGGTACCATCGGCGGCGAATTGGTTATGCAGCTTGCAAGCTATGGGCCTTCGCGGATTGTCTTGCTCGACCATGCCGAATTCCAGTTGTACAATATCGAAATGCGGATGCGCGAAGCGTATCCCGATATCGAAATTTTTCCGGAACTTTGCAACATTCGCGACGAAGATGAAGTTCGCCGGGTATTTGCAAAGCACCTGCCTTCGGTTGTCTACCATGCCGCTGCATTGAAGCACGTGCCCATGGTCGAAGCGAACCCGCTGGGCGGGATTCACACCAACATCATTGGAACTCGCAATATTGCCAACGCCGTTACCGAATACGCCGTTCGCGCAATGGTGCAGGTCTCGACCGATAAAGCCGTTAATCCGGTCGGCATGATGGGCGCCACCAAGCGCGTTGGTGAGCTTTATTGCCAGTCGCTTGATCTGTGCGGTGTCGACGACACCTCGGCTCCGCGCTTCATGACGGTGCGCTTTGGCAATGTCCTGGGCTCGAGCGGTTCAATCGTTCCGTTGTTCAAGCGTCAATTGCTGGAAGGCCGCCCCTTGACGGTTACGCATCCGGATATCGAGCGCTTTTTCATGACCGTTGGCGAGGCCGTCCAGTTGATTCTGGAAAGCAGTGCGCGGTCACTGGAAGACAATTCGACTCGCGGGAATATCTTCGTTCTCGATATGGGTGACCCGGTCAAGATTGTTGATCTGGCTAAGCGCATGGCGAAAATGCACGGGCTTGAGCCTGATGTAGATGTGCCGATCCAGTTTGTCGGATTACGTCCAGGTGAAAAGCTCTACGAAGAATTGTTCGACACCTGCGAACGCCGGGTAGATTCCAAAATACCCAATTTGTTCGAAGCCTGCTCGCGCCCAATTCCGCTTCCGCTTATCGGTCGCGCAATTGACGAGCTCGATCTTGCAGTGAAGCAGGGCAAGCAGGAAGAAGCCTGCCGCCTGACCCACTCATTGGTTAAACTGCCAAGCAGCGACATCGATCTGTCGACGATGTTTCTTAACAATTCTCTGCCAAAACGCGGGCACCACCTGCAGCTTGTGCAGGGCGTGTAA
- a CDS encoding DegT/DnrJ/EryC1/StrS family aminotransferase produces MNSQSTPTTAETRDFPVPITSSWPTHGRDEILAVTQVLQSGRVNALVHGEQNRAFEKEFAAYIGMPHAIAVSNGTVSIEMALRAFGIGAGDEVIIPARSFFATASAVVSVGANPVFADVVIETQNIDPESVRRMINEKTKAIICVHLAGLPCDMRALTQICEEHDLFLIEDCAQAHGAVYDGKMVGSFGDASSFSFCTDKIMSTGGEGGMILFADKAAWSKAWAIKDHGKVPPEEMPQNIAPAGEFRYVHQSFGTNFRMTEMQAAIGRVQLKKLPKWLAQRRANAQCLSDAIADIPGVIVDKSDDHIQSARYKYYIRVDENALPGNKSRSDIIAGLLALGIQCGSGSCPDMSREIAFQGREPRRDGNLEIAHKLGASTVMFPVDHLFSEDDMLVIAGALKKVVLA; encoded by the coding sequence ATGAACAGTCAATCGACTCCGACCACTGCAGAAACGCGCGATTTTCCTGTGCCGATAACGTCTTCTTGGCCAACACATGGCCGTGACGAAATTCTGGCTGTGACCCAGGTGTTGCAAAGTGGTCGCGTAAATGCCCTTGTCCACGGTGAACAGAATCGCGCCTTTGAAAAGGAATTTGCGGCCTATATCGGAATGCCGCACGCTATTGCCGTCAGCAATGGTACCGTTTCAATCGAAATGGCCTTGCGGGCGTTCGGAATAGGTGCGGGGGATGAAGTCATCATACCGGCGCGCAGCTTTTTTGCGACGGCCAGCGCGGTTGTTTCTGTCGGCGCCAACCCTGTATTTGCAGATGTCGTAATCGAGACGCAGAATATCGATCCTGAATCGGTTCGCCGTATGATCAACGAAAAAACAAAGGCCATCATTTGCGTGCATCTGGCCGGTCTTCCATGCGACATGCGGGCGTTGACGCAGATTTGCGAAGAACATGACCTGTTTCTGATCGAAGATTGCGCGCAGGCGCATGGTGCGGTTTATGACGGTAAAATGGTCGGGTCTTTTGGCGACGCATCATCCTTTTCCTTTTGCACGGACAAGATCATGTCGACCGGCGGCGAAGGCGGCATGATCCTATTTGCGGATAAGGCAGCATGGTCGAAGGCGTGGGCCATCAAGGATCATGGCAAAGTTCCACCCGAAGAAATGCCCCAGAATATTGCACCAGCCGGCGAGTTCCGCTATGTGCATCAAAGTTTCGGTACCAACTTCCGCATGACCGAAATGCAGGCAGCCATTGGCCGCGTGCAGCTTAAAAAGCTGCCCAAATGGTTGGCGCAACGGCGTGCGAACGCGCAATGCCTGAGCGACGCTATCGCGGATATCCCCGGCGTCATCGTCGACAAAAGTGACGACCATATCCAGTCGGCCCGGTATAAATATTATATTCGCGTAGACGAAAATGCATTGCCCGGTAACAAATCGCGGAGCGATATCATTGCTGGCCTGCTTGCTTTGGGAATTCAGTGCGGAAGCGGATCTTGCCCTGATATGTCGCGCGAAATCGCCTTTCAGGGACGTGAGCCGCGGCGGGACGGAAACCTTGAGATTGCGCACAAACTGGGTGCGAGCACCGTCATGTTCCCCGTTGATCATCTTTTCAGCGAAGATGACATGCTCGTCATTGCGGGCGCCTTGAAAAAGGTCGTTCTCGCATGA